GAGTATTTTCAGAGGGCGTACCTCATAACCTGATTCTTCAGCTACTTCTCTGACAGCTACTTGACTGGGAGTATCACCAACATCAGCCCAGCCACCAGGTAAAGTCCAGCCACCATCAGAACGTTCTTTGACTAATAATATGGTATCGTCTTGGAATACTGCAGCCCGCACATCAACCTTGGGAGTGGCGTAACCTGTTTCTTGAGAAAACAAATCGAGAATATAGCTATGTTCTACATTGGCGTAAGTCGCCATAATTTCCGCTGCGATCGCTCTTAATTGTTTATAGCGTTCAATATCATAAACCCCTTCAGAATAAGTCAGACCATTTTGGGCGATCGCCTGTAATTTTTGTCCCCATTCCAGCCATTTTGGTTCCATATTTCTCTCTTTGCTAAAGGTTAGGGGCTAGTCCCGCGATTTCAAACTATTTGTTTAGCTAAATCCACGCGATATGATACCGTAGGGGCACGGTAATGCCGTGCCCTTGCTCCCCGAAATCTATATGTATTCAAGCTTTTGGTGACTTTGAAATCGCGGGACTAGGGGCTAGGAGTTAGTTATGCCTTTTTGCACCAGACTAACCAGTCCCTAATCCCTAATCCCTAGTCCGTGCTTACGCTTCGTCTAAAGCTGCAATACCGGGTAATACCTTACCTTCGAGTAACTCCAAGCTAGCGCCACCACCGGTGGAAATGTGGCTCATTTGGTCAGCTAAACCGACCTTTTCCACAGCAGCCACAGAGTCACCACCACCGATGATAGTGATAGCACCAGTTTTGCCAATTTCCGCTAAGGTATGGGCGATCGCTTCTGTACCTTTGGCAAACTGATCAAATTCAAACACACCCATAGGACCATTCCAAATTACAGACTTGCAATCTGCAAGGGCTGCTTGGAAGACTTTCACTGAGTCAGGACCAATATCCAAACCCAACCAACCATCAGGGATGTTCTCAACGCTCACGATTTGAGAATTGGCATCAGGAGCAAACTTATCTGCTATTACCACATCTGTGGGTAAAAGTAAAGCCACGCCGCGTTCCTTAGCTTTAGCTTCCAAAGACTTCGCCAGTTCTAGCTTGTCCTCTTCCACCAGAGACTTACCGACACTCAAACCACGGGCTTTGTAGAAGGTGAAAATCATCCCACCGCCGATGATGAGCTTATCACACTTCTCCAGCAGTGTTTCAATCACGCCAATTTTGCTAGAAACCTTGGAACCGCCAATAATAGCCGCCAAAGGACGTTGGGGATTTTCAATAGCGTTTTGCAGATACTCCAATTCCTTTTCCACCAAATATCCAGCCACAGAAGGACTGAGGAATTTAGTCACACCTTCAGTAGAAGCATGGGCGCGGTGTGCAGTACCAAAAGCGTCATTTACATAAAAATCAGCATTAGCTGCTAGCTTTTTGGCAAATTCCGGGTCGTTTTTCTCTTCTTCCTTATAGAAGCGGACATTTTCCAGTAACAGCACTTGGCCATTTTGCAAAGCCCCCACAGCAGCAGTAACTTCATCACCGATAGAGTCATCAGTCTTCAAAACTGCTTGACCTAGCAACTCCGAGAGACGTTTAGCAACCGGAGTCAGGCGCAATTTCTCATCCACACCCTTGGGACGACCAAAATGGCTTGTTAAAATGACCTTAGCTCCCTTTTGGGTCAAATCTTGGATGGTTGGCAGAGCCGCACGAATGCGAGTATCGTCTGTGATGTTGCCTTGGTCATCCACAGGCACATTAAAATCAACCCGCACCAAGGCGCGTTTACCAGATACATCAGCAGCAGATAAATTTGCTAAAGTTTTTTTGGACACAGCCAGACCCTCCTGATTGCCTTTTTGTTATTGTTTTGAAAGTAGAACCATCCAGATTTTACCGGAGTCGGGGGTGCCCACGCGAAAGATATGTTCAAAACAGTTCTATTTCCCATCGATCAAAGCCGAGAAGCGCGGGAAGCTGCCGATGTTGTTACCAACGTCGTGCAAAAATATGGTAGTCGGTTAGTCCTGCTGTCAGTGGTCGAAGAACCAGCCACAGATGAGCCTAGTACCGATCCCATGCTGTCCCCAGAAATAGTAGCCAAACTGCTCCAAAATGCCCAAGAGTTATTCTCTCAGCAAGGAATTATAGCAGAAATCCTAGAACGGCAAGGTAAACCAGCGTTTACCATCTGCGATGTCGCCGATGAAATCGAGGCAGATTTAATCATTATGGGCTGTCGCGGCTTAGGCTTGACTGAAGAGGGTGTCACAGAGAGTGTTACTACCCGCGTGATTAATCTTTCACCTTGTCCGGTGTTGATTGTACCGTAAAAACTGAGTTTGTAGAGTTTGTAGGGTGCGTTAACGAAGTGTAACGCACCACCTAAATTTGCTTTGAGAATTGTTTATCATTTAGCAGTGTAATGCACGGTTTGTATTGGTATTGGCATTTATGATCTTATTGGGCAGAGCGAAAATCATTTAGCACCAAAACGCGCAATTCTGTAACCCGCTGAAGTATGGCATCATTAGTTAAAAAAGCCTCGCAATTTGATGCTAATGCGACAGCAATTTGAAAAGCATCAGGTAATTGTATGTTGTATTTAGCACGTAATTGAGCAGCTTCTATTGCTAGGAGTTGGTTAGCAATCGGTACAAATTCAATGTTGTCATTATCAGTAATTAACTCAATGAACTCTTGCTGTAATTGCCTTTGTCCTAAATTATAAGGACGAACTAAACACTCGGCTAAAGTAACCGGTGAAGCAACACCCATCAACGAAGTGTTGCGAAGCACCTCAAACACTATTCTGGTAA
The Gloeotrichia echinulata CP02 DNA segment above includes these coding regions:
- a CDS encoding PIN domain-containing protein — its product is MNIRESLHGVTRLFLDTAPVIYFVERHPEYFPLTRIVFEVLRNTSLMGVASPVTLAECLVRPYNLGQRQLQQEFIELITDNDNIEFVPIANQLLAIEAAQLRAKYNIQLPDAFQIAVALASNCEAFLTNDAILQRVTELRVLVLNDFRSAQ
- a CDS encoding NUDIX hydrolase, encoding MEPKWLEWGQKLQAIAQNGLTYSEGVYDIERYKQLRAIAAEIMATYANVEHSYILDLFSQETGYATPKVDVRAAVFQDDTILLVKERSDGGWTLPGGWADVGDTPSQVAVREVAEESGYEVRPLKILAVYDRQRQGHPPLPFYTYKLFFHCELIGGSPSPSIETEEVGFFGEDSIPELSLGRVTRAQITRLFQHYRQPDLQKITDRRKAPRLQTRDVSPTFNLLNVFFGFWQAIQ
- a CDS encoding universal stress protein; its protein translation is MFKTVLFPIDQSREAREAADVVTNVVQKYGSRLVLLSVVEEPATDEPSTDPMLSPEIVAKLLQNAQELFSQQGIIAEILERQGKPAFTICDVADEIEADLIIMGCRGLGLTEEGVTESVTTRVINLSPCPVLIVP
- a CDS encoding phosphoglycerate kinase, translating into MSKKTLANLSAADVSGKRALVRVDFNVPVDDQGNITDDTRIRAALPTIQDLTQKGAKVILTSHFGRPKGVDEKLRLTPVAKRLSELLGQAVLKTDDSIGDEVTAAVGALQNGQVLLLENVRFYKEEEKNDPEFAKKLAANADFYVNDAFGTAHRAHASTEGVTKFLSPSVAGYLVEKELEYLQNAIENPQRPLAAIIGGSKVSSKIGVIETLLEKCDKLIIGGGMIFTFYKARGLSVGKSLVEEDKLELAKSLEAKAKERGVALLLPTDVVIADKFAPDANSQIVSVENIPDGWLGLDIGPDSVKVFQAALADCKSVIWNGPMGVFEFDQFAKGTEAIAHTLAEIGKTGAITIIGGGDSVAAVEKVGLADQMSHISTGGGASLELLEGKVLPGIAALDEA